The Streptomyces sp. CC0208 genome window below encodes:
- the ruvB gene encoding Holliday junction branch migration DNA helicase RuvB, which yields MNWDDTTDETAAERLVGASADREDQAVEAALRPKDLDEFIGQEKVREQLDLVLRAARARGATADHVLLSGAPGLGKTTLSMIIAAEMGAPIRITSGPAIQHAGDLAAILSSLQEGEVLFLDEIHRMSRPAEEMLYMAMEDFRVDVIVGKGPGATAIPLELPPFTLVGATTRAGLLPPPLRDRFGFTAHMEFYEPAELERVIHRSAHLLDVEIGSEGAAEIAGRSRGTPRIANRLLRRVRDYAQVKADGIITRDIAAAALKVYEVDARGLDRLDRGVLEALLKLFGGGPVGLSTLAVAVGEERETVEEVAEPFLVREGLLARTPRGRVATPAAWAHLGLTPPRSASTGNGQQDLFGT from the coding sequence GTGAACTGGGACGACACCACCGACGAGACCGCCGCCGAGCGGCTCGTCGGTGCGTCCGCCGACCGTGAGGACCAGGCCGTCGAGGCCGCCCTGCGCCCCAAGGACCTGGACGAGTTCATCGGCCAGGAGAAGGTCCGCGAACAGCTCGACCTGGTCCTGCGGGCCGCCCGCGCGCGAGGCGCCACCGCCGACCATGTGCTGCTCTCCGGTGCCCCCGGCCTCGGCAAGACCACCCTCTCGATGATCATCGCGGCCGAGATGGGCGCTCCCATCCGCATCACCTCAGGCCCCGCCATCCAGCACGCCGGCGACCTCGCCGCGATCCTCTCCTCCCTCCAGGAGGGCGAGGTCCTCTTCCTCGACGAGATCCACCGCATGTCGCGGCCCGCCGAGGAGATGCTGTACATGGCGATGGAGGACTTCCGCGTCGACGTCATCGTCGGCAAGGGCCCCGGCGCCACCGCCATCCCGCTGGAGCTGCCCCCGTTCACCCTGGTCGGCGCCACCACGCGCGCCGGCCTGCTGCCGCCCCCGCTGCGCGACCGCTTCGGCTTCACCGCCCACATGGAGTTCTACGAGCCCGCCGAGCTGGAGCGTGTCATCCACCGCTCGGCCCACCTGCTCGACGTCGAGATCGGCTCCGAAGGCGCCGCCGAGATCGCGGGCCGCTCCCGCGGCACGCCCCGTATCGCCAACCGTCTGCTGCGCCGGGTCCGGGACTACGCCCAGGTCAAGGCCGACGGGATCATCACCCGCGACATCGCCGCGGCCGCGCTCAAGGTCTACGAGGTCGACGCCCGCGGCCTCGACCGGCTCGACCGCGGAGTCCTGGAGGCCCTGCTCAAGCTCTTCGGCGGCGGCCCGGTCGGCCTGTCCACGCTCGCGGTCGCGGTGGGGGAGGAGCGCGAGACCGTCGAAGAAGTGGCCGAGCCCTTCCTCGTACGGGAGGGCCTGCTCGCCCGCACTCCGCGCGGACGGGTCGCCACACCCGCCGCATGGGCACATCTCGGCCTCACCCCGCCCCGCTCGGCGTCCACAGGAAACGGACAACAGGACCTGTTCGGGACGTGA
- the yajC gene encoding preprotein translocase subunit YajC translates to MSLVTLLPFIVLIGAMFLMTRSAKKKQQQAASMRNDMQPGSGVRTIGGMYATVKEVNEDTVLLDAGPGVDLLFAKNAIGAVLTDDEYNRIVHGIEHDLKSDSDVVPDDASSLTETDESADEAAAASDEKSVDLGKKDTAGEPADDAPAKADAGTEAAEAKSDDEPKKTDGDSDAK, encoded by the coding sequence GTGAGTCTCGTGACCCTCCTCCCGTTCATCGTGCTCATCGGGGCCATGTTCCTGATGACCCGCTCGGCCAAGAAGAAGCAGCAGCAGGCCGCGAGCATGCGGAACGACATGCAGCCCGGCAGCGGCGTCCGCACCATCGGGGGCATGTACGCCACGGTCAAGGAGGTCAACGAGGACACGGTCCTCCTCGACGCCGGTCCCGGCGTCGATCTTCTCTTCGCGAAGAACGCCATCGGTGCCGTCCTGACCGACGACGAGTACAACCGCATCGTGCACGGCATCGAGCACGACCTGAAGTCCGACTCCGACGTCGTCCCGGACGACGCCTCCTCCCTCACCGAGACCGACGAGTCCGCCGACGAAGCTGCCGCCGCCTCCGACGAGAAGTCCGTCGACCTCGGTAAGAAGGACACGGCCGGGGAGCCCGCCGACGACGCGCCCGCCAAGGCCGACGCGGGGACCGAGGCCGCCGAGGCGAAGTCGGACGACGAGCCGAAGAAGACCGACGGCGACTCCGACGCGAAGTAG